The Metallosphaera hakonensis JCM 8857 = DSM 7519 genome includes the window ATATTCTTTGATATTACTTCATTCCCTGTTTTACTGACTTTCTTTTTCTCCTTCTTTTGTTGAGCCTCAGCTTCCTTCTTTAGCTTCTTCTCTACGTTGCTAATAGGCTTTTTTGAAGCTCCTCCCATTTCATTCACCCGATTTATTCATTAATAACAACAAGGGATAATAATCTTTAATGGATGAAGAACTCTTAGATGACCTTTTAGCCAGGGTAAGTAAGTTTGCCTCAGTCTTAGGTATATCTAGAAGTGAACTCAAAATTTACTCTACGCTCCTTTTAGAGGGACAAAGTAGTGCCAGAGATCTATCAAAGAAACTGAACATCTCTTATACAAAAATATACTCGATTTTAAACAGACTAGAGGATAGAGGATGGATTAGAAAGGTAGGTCGTAGACCAGTAAGTTACGAGGCAATATCCCTTAGGGATTTATGGTCAAATGTAAAGAAAATGCTTGAGATAAGGGTTTCTCAGCTGGAAAAGGAATTCATAGAACCTTTATCATCAATGATAGATTCTGCTTCCGCCTATACTGTCACGGTCGTTCCACCAAGCAGTCTAAAGAGGACCCTAATTGACGTATTAAATGAACCAAGCAAGAAATATCTCATTGCCATATCATTTCCCGAACTTCTTGATGAGGAGATTTATCAGTTAATTCATAGTAGGACGTTCACCTCTGAGGTCAAAGTGATTGTTCAAAAGGGGATAAAGGTTCCAGAGAACCCGTCTATAGAACTTAAAGTTCTTGATAACATGTTTGGAAGTGGAATCGTAACCTCTTCCTCTGTATTACTAGTGATCAAGTCACATGAGAGTTTATCTAGCATTATCTCCAGTCATAGGTACTTAGTAGACATAGCGCAAGTGTACTTTAATCATCTTTGGCAACAGGCCCTAAGTATAGGCACAAATCCTTAAAAGAATACATAAGGCTATCATCTATATCGAGGTTGCATGAAAATAATAACAGTGAAACTACCCGAGCAGTTTCTAGAAGCGATGGACGAGTTAGTTAATACTGGTAGATACGAAACTCGGAGCGAGGTAATTAGGGCAGCAATAGGGGACTTTATTAGAAAGGAACTCTGGATTAAAGATCAATGATGAAGGCTGGTATTAATGAGCGATGAATTGAGACACCAATTCTGAAGACAAGATTTTTTACGTGTGATATCCCGTTAAGAAGCGTGGTCTTAAGAGAAGGAGATTTAGCTGTAGTCTGGATTGATCCACGAAGAGTATATCTTGTTAAGCTAACTCCAGGAAAAAAGTTGGATACAGACAAAGGTTCTCTATCCTTCGACGATGTGATTGGCAAAGAATACGGTGATGCAATAGAGATAAGTAAAGGTAGAGCATTTATAATGTATCCTTATCTAGATTACATATATGATGGTCTTCATCGGCCCTCTCAGGTTCTCTATCCTAAAGACATTGGTTACATGATATTCAAATCTGGATTACGGCCAGGTTCAGTTGTAGTGGAGGCTGGTACGGGATCCGGTTTCCTTACAATTTCGCTGGCTCATTTCTTAGGGGAGTCAGGGAAAGTAATAACCTATGACATACGGGATGATATGCAAGAAAGGGCAAAGAGAAACGTGGAACTGGTCGGTTTGTCAGATAGGGTAGTCTTCAAGAAAGGAGACGTAAGAGAAAGAATAGAGGAGGAGAACATAGACTCTGTCTTTTTGGACATGCCTGACCCTTGGCTAGTTGCAGAGAACGCATATAGAATATTGAAACCCGCGGGCACTATAGTGGTTTTCGTTCCTACAGTGGATCAGGTAGAAAAGACTTTTCTTTCGTTAAAGAAATGCAGGTTCATAGATATTGAGGCGGTAGAGTTACTACTGAGGGAGTACCAAGTTAAAGAGAACGCCACCAGACCAAGAAGTATTGGTGTTACACATACTGGTTATGTGATTACAGGCAGAAAATCCATAAAAGGGAGTTCTGAAATAAGTGAATGAGTTCTAATGAGTGAGGCCAAGCTAGGCATATTGACAAAAGCCATAGTTCAGTTCGAAGAGGATGTGAAAAATGTAAAACATGATACAGCAGACGTCGCTAAGGCCTTAATCCTTAAGGCTCAAGTTCTTTCTTCAGAGCTTGAAAAGATAGCAGAGTCCTCGTTTAATGAAGCTCAGAAATCGATAGAGAGTGAGAGAGACGCAACTATTACCTCATTGAGGGAAAAATCCAACGAGGATAAAGAAAAGCTCCTGGCGCAGATAAGACAAAGGGCTGAAAAAAGTTTAGACATTGCAATAGAAGAGGTTTTGAAAGCATTAGAGGGGGCTTATAAGTGAGTTCCACGGCTGCGTATATCTCATCAGTTTCACGACTTTTTAAGTCTACGACTCTCACTAAAGGTACCATCAACGAGTTGTTCTCCTCCAGAGATTGGAAGGAGTTACTTAGTATATTAAAAGAAAAAGGGATTTTAGAAGAAATTCCAGAGACTGTGGAGAAGGCCGAGATTTTACTTAAGAAAAGAGCTCTTAGCCAGTTGCAAGAATTATATAATTTGTCAAATTCGTTAAAACTTGCAAAGGATATTTTGGCAGGCTATATTTACAGGATGACGTTAGACGAACTTACCTCCCTGGTATCTGCTGTATGGAACAAGAATAAGTCCAATCTTACTTCCCTGCTATACTTAAAGGATAAGATAGAGCAGGTTCCCTCGTCGATGGAGGAATTTGGAACTCTGTTGCAGGGCACCATTCATGCACAGGGACTCTCCTTTGCGTTATCTAAAAGTCCAAAGGACCTATCTCAGCTTAATTCGCTTCTTGAATATTTCTTTATCCATTATATGAATAATCTGGTTGAGGGGTTAAAGGGAGATTGGAAGATGTCCGGAGATAGCATACTTTGCACATATAAGGATTACTATTCCGCGAGCCTCGCAGTTAGGCAGAAGCTATCTTTTGGAGTGAGATGTCGTCTAAATGAAGATGATATTAAGGATTTAGCCTCCTCGAAGTCCCCGGACGACGTATTAAATGTGTTAAGGAGGACTAGCTACTCGAAGAACTTGAATCTGACCGGGGTTTATCACGCATTGGCCTCTTTTAATAACCTTGCAAGAAGAAATGGTCGCCTTGGCGCTCTAAATGTTTTCATGGGATCTCCATTCAACCCTATAGTTGCTATGGGAGTAGCTGAACTAATAAAACTGGATACCGAAGATATGATCACCCTTGTCAATGGTCTGAAGTTGGGCATGTTACCAGAAAAACTGAAATCAGTTGTATCTTTTCAGTTGGTTTAACAAAGAGTCGTCAAAGACATAAATTGTATCCTCCTTAATTATAGTTGTCTCGGGTATAGAGGGCGGATCGGGTAGTTGATCCATTGGTTTCATTTTTCCTAGATATATCCATTTCAATTTTCCATTTAGTTTTTCTAGCCTATACCAGTATTTCCCTATGTAAATGTACCTTTTCCCTCCTCTCTTATATACAATATGAAACGGTTTCAAGTAGACCCCATGATCTTTGATTTTGGTATTGTAATCGTAAACAAGCGATTTCAGAGTGCTTAAGACTTTATCAAATTCCCTCTCATTCATTCTGACTAGCATGATAATGATTTTGTTTTATTAGGATAAAATCCTATCTATTTTATGGGTAGTATGACATGTTAACTAGAGACCTTGGTCTTACGGGTGTAAAGGTTTCAGAAATAGGTGTGGGGATGTGGACTTTAGTAACTGACTGGTGGGGGCAACCGGAGAAGGCCCAACAGCTAATCAAGAGGGCCATGGAGTTAGGAATCAATTTCTTTGATACTGCAGACATGTATGGCAACGGTAAGGCGGAGGAGATTCTTGGTAAGTCCTTAGGCTCAAAAAGGGATCAAGTTGTTATATTAACAAAGATAGGTTACGACTTTTATTCCTCCCCTGAGAAACCAAAACAAAACTTTGATATTGATTATTTACGCTTTGCGTTGAAGAAATCAATGGAGAGATTGTCCACAGACTACATCGATGTTCTCATGATACACAATCCTAAGATGATACATTTGACAAGAAAAGAATTACTGGATTTCATGCATTCTCTGAAGTCTGAAGGCATAGCTAGAGCGATAGGCGTGGCTCTAGGTCCAACCTTGGGCTGGGAAGAAGAGGGACTAAAGGCTATAAATATGGGCTACGAAGCCTTAGAACATATTCTTAACCTAATAGAATTATATCCTGGATTAAATTTCCTAAAATATAATATAGGCCATGTGGTTAGAGTTCCCCATGCCTCAGATGTTTTAAACGAGGATAAGTGGCCATTGAGATATGACCCTAAACTTCACAGACACTTCAAGGATCAACGTTGGATAGATAAAGCCGTTGAAAGGACCAGGGATCTCAAGAGTATCGCTGATAAAAAAGGGCTCAAACTTAGCCAATTGGCCTTAGGGTTTGTACTTTCCTTGAAAAATGTGTCCAGCGTTATACCAAATATAACAACAATGAATGAACTTGAAAATTTCGCGAAATCATCCGAAATACTCTTGGAGAAAGCCGATGTAGAGTTTCTTTTCGATTATTATGAAAGAAACTACAGAGACCTTAACCAGGAAAGCATCAGGGAGACTATAATTTACAAATAACTTTCATAAAATTTGAGAAATTCCTGGAAAGCTTTCCCCCTATGAGAGATCCTGTTTTTCTCTGTTAGCTCCATTTCTCCAAAGGTGATGGTGTACCCAGTTGGAATGAAAATAGGGTCGAAACCAAATCCCTTATCACCAGAGACTCCTAACGCTATTGTTCCCTCAGTCTCTCCCTTAAATAGGGCTAACTTGTCACCGTCAATGTAGGCGATTACGGACTTAAAACTGGCTTCTCTATTCTCTATTCTTTCCATTAATTTGAGAATTCCGTTACATCCGAGAGTTCTTTTGACGTAACTAGTGTATGGACCTGGGAACCCGTTCAGTGCCTTTATAAAAAGTCCGCTATCTTCCACAAGAAGTGGGCCACTAAAAAGTGAATAAAATGTTACCGCAGAATACCTGACAATTTCCTCTAAGTTGTCAGCCTGGATCTCCAGTTTTGGTGAGTCCACCCTGACGAACTTTACTCTCCCTTTGGATAACTCTTGAAATTCTTTGAACTTATAGCTATTACCTGTTACGAGTTTTATTTCTCCTTTCATCTACATATCTCCCTCTCATCCTAATCTCTTCCATTTTTTGAAGCACTTCTTTTTTCATTCCTGATGCCTCTTGGTAACCATCCAGAAAAATTGAGAATGCCTCATCCTTAATTTCAGGATGCACGCTCTCAAGAGATCTAAGGAAAACATGAACTTCCGTTGCCATGTCCTCAATATCCCTAGAACGTTTAGACAATCCAAAATCAATGAAGAAGACTTGATTATCGTGAAGTATCATGTTGTTAGTTGTAAGATCTCCGTGAATAATTTCGTTTTTATGCATCTTTCCTGTCATATACCCTATTTCCTTGAATACTTCTAACGATGCCGTTGTGCTAACGGCGTCCTTAATTGTAGGACCCGCTAAATACTCCATAATAATCGTATATTTACCAGGATCAACAAATAGGATTGCTGGGGTATTTATGCCACTTAGCAATGCAGCGAACATTATCTTGGCTTCGGAGAGCGTTCTCTCTGCATTCAACTTCTTATCTATCAGTTGATGCCTGTAAGCCTTAGTAGACCTAATCTTATAGATAGCCCTTATACCTTGAAAAACTCCGTAGTAAATCAGTGATTCGGAGCCTCTTTTAACAAGTTTTAATTCCTCCAAGGTATCTCAACCTCGTCTATTCTCCATCTCGGTCTTATGGTCGAATCTTTTATATCAATGAAAACGCCGCGTTTAGCTCCTAAAAGTCCGGCGTAGGCTATCATCGCTCCATTATCACCGGAATATGAGGGAGGGACTACCTTTAGCTTAACACCCCAGTCGTTAGATAATTTCTCTAGTTTATCTCTCAAACTTCCGCTAGCAGCAACCCCACCTACAATCATTATTTCTCTCTTTTCTGTTAGTGCCAATGCCCGTTCCGTGGCCTCCAGGAGCATATCGAAGGCTATCTCCCTTAGGCTTAGGCATACGTCTGATAAATTATACTTCTCTACGGACCTTAATGCGGCAGTTAATAGACCTGAATATGACATGTCCTCGCCCTTGACGGTATAAGGTAAATCTATGATATTAGAACCTGACTCAGCACAAATATCTATTTTATGCTTACCTTCTACAATATATGGCGGAGCAAGTCCTACTTCTCTCACGAATGTGTCCATCATGTTCCCTAAGGCAATGTCAAGTGTTTCTCCAAAAATTCTGAATTTTCCATTATAAAATGTGGTTATTATTGTATTTCCACCAGATAAGTAAAGTATAAGCGGGTCAATGGCACCTGTGGTGAGATAACCAATCTCTATGTGTCCTATACCGTGATTAACTGGGATCATTTTCTTGTTATATCTTAAGGCAAGGGCTCTAGATACTACTGCGCCTACTCGAAGCGTGGGACCCATCCCTGGTCCAAGTGCCACGGCTATTCCATCGATCTCGTTGATAGTAATCCCAGCCTTATTTAGTGCTCTTCCAAGAATCTGGTGAGCCAATAAAGCATGATGTCTTGCTGCATCGCTCGGTTTCATTCCGCCAGACTCGGGGACAAAAGTATCCCTTTCATTGGCAAGTATGTAAGGCGGTTGATCCTGTGCTATGCCTACTCCAAAAGTATGAGCAGTAGATTCTATCCCCAAAATCTTCATGCTTTAGACTTACCCGCTCCGAAATCAGTGAATCCGCACTTGCCGCAAGCCCATCTCTCTTTCGGCTTCATGTGATGCGCCATTACACTTCCGCATCGCGGACATTTCTTATTCTTGAGTTTAACTTTACCATCCACAACTTCGTAATATAGTCTCACCGATGCCTTCTGTTCTCCCTTAGCCACTACTCTCACCTTGAGCCTTAGTTTTCAAACCTCTATTTAATAGATAAGCAGGTTCAAATTTTTCAAGTGTATCCTTTTGGCCATAAACGTGGATTACGGCGTCACTTATTCCTGCTCCGTAGCCAGTGTTGATTTTCCTGACCACTATTAGTTCCTCCTTTGCACCTATGAAGTTCGAAATGGCTTTCTTTATATCGCTCCTAGAGGGAGTGGAGCTACCTATATGATACACCTTTATGCTAATTTCCTTCCTCCCAATTACCTTGTTCTCCTGAATCCTCTCAACTAAGGCTTCAGCCTTGTCAGAGACCTTGATTTGTTGAGCCTGAGACATCTTTCCTAAC containing:
- a CDS encoding Kae1-associated kinase Bud32 produces the protein MEELKLVKRGSESLIYYGVFQGIRAIYKIRSTKAYRHQLIDKKLNAERTLSEAKIMFAALLSGINTPAILFVDPGKYTIIMEYLAGPTIKDAVSTTASLEVFKEIGYMTGKMHKNEIIHGDLTTNNMILHDNQVFFIDFGLSKRSRDIEDMATEVHVFLRSLESVHPEIKDEAFSIFLDGYQEASGMKKEVLQKMEEIRMRGRYVDERRNKTRNR
- a CDS encoding aldo/keto reductase; amino-acid sequence: MLTRDLGLTGVKVSEIGVGMWTLVTDWWGQPEKAQQLIKRAMELGINFFDTADMYGNGKAEEILGKSLGSKRDQVVILTKIGYDFYSSPEKPKQNFDIDYLRFALKKSMERLSTDYIDVLMIHNPKMIHLTRKELLDFMHSLKSEGIARAIGVALGPTLGWEEEGLKAINMGYEALEHILNLIELYPGLNFLKYNIGHVVRVPHASDVLNEDKWPLRYDPKLHRHFKDQRWIDKAVERTRDLKSIADKKGLKLSQLALGFVLSLKNVSSVIPNITTMNELENFAKSSEILLEKADVEFLFDYYERNYRDLNQESIRETIIYK
- a CDS encoding 30S ribosomal protein S27ae, yielding MAKGEQKASVRLYYEVVDGKVKLKNKKCPRCGSVMAHHMKPKERWACGKCGFTDFGAGKSKA
- a CDS encoding ribbon-helix-helix domain-containing protein, coding for MKIITVKLPEQFLEAMDELVNTGRYETRSEVIRAAIGDFIRKELWIKDQ
- a CDS encoding TrmB family transcriptional regulator codes for the protein MDEELLDDLLARVSKFASVLGISRSELKIYSTLLLEGQSSARDLSKKLNISYTKIYSILNRLEDRGWIRKVGRRPVSYEAISLRDLWSNVKKMLEIRVSQLEKEFIEPLSSMIDSASAYTVTVVPPSSLKRTLIDVLNEPSKKYLIAISFPELLDEEIYQLIHSRTFTSEVKVIVQKGIKVPENPSIELKVLDNMFGSGIVTSSSVLLVIKSHESLSSIISSHRYLVDIAQVYFNHLWQQALSIGTNP
- a CDS encoding V0D/AC39 family V-type ATPase subunit, producing the protein MSSTAAYISSVSRLFKSTTLTKGTINELFSSRDWKELLSILKEKGILEEIPETVEKAEILLKKRALSQLQELYNLSNSLKLAKDILAGYIYRMTLDELTSLVSAVWNKNKSNLTSLLYLKDKIEQVPSSMEEFGTLLQGTIHAQGLSFALSKSPKDLSQLNSLLEYFFIHYMNNLVEGLKGDWKMSGDSILCTYKDYYSASLAVRQKLSFGVRCRLNEDDIKDLASSKSPDDVLNVLRRTSYSKNLNLTGVYHALASFNNLARRNGRLGALNVFMGSPFNPIVAMGVAELIKLDTEDMITLVNGLKLGMLPEKLKSVVSFQLV
- a CDS encoding tRNA (adenine-N1)-methyltransferase encodes the protein MVLREGDLAVVWIDPRRVYLVKLTPGKKLDTDKGSLSFDDVIGKEYGDAIEISKGRAFIMYPYLDYIYDGLHRPSQVLYPKDIGYMIFKSGLRPGSVVVEAGTGSGFLTISLAHFLGESGKVITYDIRDDMQERAKRNVELVGLSDRVVFKKGDVRERIEEENIDSVFLDMPDPWLVAENAYRILKPAGTIVVFVPTVDQVEKTFLSLKKCRFIDIEAVELLLREYQVKENATRPRSIGVTHTGYVITGRKSIKGSSEISE
- a CDS encoding XTP/dITP diphosphatase; the protein is MKGEIKLVTGNSYKFKEFQELSKGRVKFVRVDSPKLEIQADNLEEIVRYSAVTFYSLFSGPLLVEDSGLFIKALNGFPGPYTSYVKRTLGCNGILKLMERIENREASFKSVIAYIDGDKLALFKGETEGTIALGVSGDKGFGFDPIFIPTGYTITFGEMELTEKNRISHRGKAFQEFLKFYESYL
- the kae1 gene encoding KEOPS complex N(6)-L-threonylcarbamoyladenine synthase Kae1 → MKILGIESTAHTFGVGIAQDQPPYILANERDTFVPESGGMKPSDAARHHALLAHQILGRALNKAGITINEIDGIAVALGPGMGPTLRVGAVVSRALALRYNKKMIPVNHGIGHIEIGYLTTGAIDPLILYLSGGNTIITTFYNGKFRIFGETLDIALGNMMDTFVREVGLAPPYIVEGKHKIDICAESGSNIIDLPYTVKGEDMSYSGLLTAALRSVEKYNLSDVCLSLREIAFDMLLEATERALALTEKREIMIVGGVAASGSLRDKLEKLSNDWGVKLKVVPPSYSGDNGAMIAYAGLLGAKRGVFIDIKDSTIRPRWRIDEVEIPWRN
- a CDS encoding 30S ribosomal protein S24e encodes the protein MSQAQQIKVSDKAEALVERIQENKVIGRKEISIKVYHIGSSTPSRSDIKKAISNFIGAKEELIVVRKINTGYGAGISDAVIHVYGQKDTLEKFEPAYLLNRGLKTKAQGESSG